A window of the bacterium genome harbors these coding sequences:
- a CDS encoding FAD-dependent thymidylate synthase — translation MNKKPEKIERIEINELNDILGKPFPVLDDGFIRVIDYMGSDSAVVQAARVSYGEGTKKIRQDRGLIRYLMRHLHTSPFEMCEIKLHIRVPMDTWRQWIRHRTANVNEYSTRYSIAIDSSLHTEPDKWRIQAKNNRQGSSGYFDKETGKGFSEKERELQTLARDIYNQRIDNGVAREQARKDLPLCTYTEAYWKIDLNNLLHFLALRMEKNAQFEIREYANTIGKEIVARWCPLTWEAFLDYRMNSATLSGNELAIVNAINSNNPQKAIKIADNLGWLPDSDNKVKNDLERSECEEKLIRLGLNPPWEEMFKD, via the coding sequence ATGAATTAAACGACATTCTCGGCAAGCCGTTTCCTGTTCTTGATGACGGTTTTATAAGAGTCATTGACTACATGGGGTCTGACTCCGCGGTTGTACAAGCTGCACGTGTTTCGTATGGTGAAGGCACAAAAAAAATCCGCCAGGACAGAGGCCTGATAAGATATTTAATGAGGCATCTGCACACATCTCCATTTGAGATGTGTGAGATAAAGCTGCACATTCGTGTCCCAATGGACACCTGGCGCCAGTGGATAAGACACAGGACTGCAAATGTAAATGAATACTCAACCCGTTATTCAATTGCAATTGATTCCTCTCTCCATACTGAGCCTGATAAATGGAGAATACAGGCAAAAAACAACAGGCAGGGCTCAAGCGGTTATTTTGATAAAGAAACAGGAAAAGGGTTTTCAGAAAAAGAGAGAGAACTTCAAACTCTTGCGAGAGATATCTATAATCAGCGCATTGACAATGGTGTTGCAAGAGAGCAGGCAAGAAAAGACCTCCCTCTGTGCACATACACTGAAGCATACTGGAAAATTGACCTGAATAATCTTCTACACTTTCTTGCGCTCAGAATGGAAAAAAATGCACAATTTGAAATTCGTGAATACGCAAACACTATAGGAAAGGAGATTGTTGCAAGGTGGTGCCCCCTGACGTGGGAAGCCTTTCTGGACTACAGAATGAACAGCGCAACTCTTTCCGGAAATGAACTGGCTATTGTAAATGCTATAAACTCAAATAATCCACAAAAAGCAATTAAGATTGCAGATAATCTCGGATGGCTTCCTGATAGTGACAATAAAGTAAAAAATGATCTTGAACGCTCTGAATGTGAAGAGAAACTTATACGCCTGGGGCTGAATCCTCCGTG